From the Martelella mediterranea DSM 17316 genome, one window contains:
- a CDS encoding alpha-glucosidase family protein, translating into MNDTNNKAIDKDWWRGAVIYQVYPRSFQDSNGDGVGDIRGIAERLDYIAGLGADAVWISPFFTSPMKDFGYDVSNYKDIDPMFGTLADFDAMIEKAHELGLKIMIDLVLSHTSDQHPWFVESRSSRDNPRADWYVWADAKPDGAPPNNWLSIFGGSAWQWDSRRLQYYMHNFLVSQPDLNFHNSEVQDALLDVARFWLDRGVDGFRLDTINFYFHDQQLRDNPALAPERRNDQTAPAVNPYNYQEHLYDKSRPENLAFLKRLRAVMEEYPAVAAVGEVGDSQRGLEIVGEYTSGGDKMQMCYAFEFLAPQPVTPKHVVNSINAFDAAAPEGWACWAFSNHDVVRHLSRWGAGIADKAAYAKMLASLLMTLKGSICLYEGEELGLTEADIAFEDLQDPYGIEFWPEFKGRDGCRTPMVWQAGAVNAGFSTAEKTWLPVSPDHVMKAVDVQQGEDGSVLEHYRRFLALRKSLPALGRGGIAFHRADDDALLIFTRDIEGESVLCVFNISAAPVTARLPDGAWDGLEGAGFSCEADGNTIKLPAWGAYFARKGA; encoded by the coding sequence ATGAACGATACCAATAACAAGGCCATCGACAAGGATTGGTGGCGCGGCGCCGTCATCTACCAGGTCTATCCGCGCTCGTTTCAGGATTCCAACGGCGATGGCGTCGGCGATATCCGCGGCATTGCCGAACGGCTGGATTATATCGCCGGCCTCGGGGCCGATGCGGTCTGGATCTCGCCGTTCTTCACCTCGCCGATGAAGGATTTCGGCTACGACGTGTCGAACTACAAGGACATCGACCCGATGTTCGGCACGCTCGCTGATTTCGACGCGATGATTGAGAAGGCCCATGAACTGGGCCTCAAGATCATGATCGACCTGGTGCTGTCGCACACCTCCGACCAGCATCCCTGGTTCGTCGAGAGCCGGTCGAGCCGCGATAATCCCCGCGCCGACTGGTATGTCTGGGCAGACGCCAAGCCGGATGGCGCGCCGCCCAACAATTGGCTGTCGATCTTCGGCGGCTCGGCCTGGCAGTGGGACAGCCGCCGCCTGCAATATTACATGCACAATTTCCTGGTCTCGCAGCCGGACCTCAATTTTCACAATTCCGAGGTTCAGGACGCACTGCTCGATGTCGCGCGCTTCTGGCTCGATCGCGGCGTTGACGGCTTCCGTCTCGACACGATCAATTTCTACTTCCACGACCAGCAACTGCGCGACAATCCAGCACTTGCGCCCGAGCGTCGCAACGACCAGACGGCGCCGGCGGTCAATCCCTATAACTATCAGGAACATCTCTACGACAAGAGCCGCCCGGAGAATCTCGCATTCCTGAAGCGGTTGCGCGCCGTGATGGAGGAATATCCGGCCGTTGCGGCCGTCGGCGAGGTTGGCGACAGCCAGCGCGGACTCGAGATCGTCGGCGAATACACCTCCGGCGGCGACAAGATGCAGATGTGCTATGCCTTCGAATTCCTGGCCCCGCAGCCGGTGACGCCGAAGCATGTGGTCAACTCGATCAACGCCTTCGATGCGGCCGCGCCCGAGGGCTGGGCCTGCTGGGCGTTCTCAAACCACGACGTGGTCCGCCATCTCAGCCGCTGGGGCGCGGGCATCGCGGACAAGGCGGCCTATGCCAAGATGCTGGCCTCGCTGCTGATGACGCTCAAGGGCTCGATCTGCCTCTATGAGGGCGAGGAACTGGGGCTGACCGAGGCCGACATCGCCTTCGAGGACCTGCAGGACCCCTATGGCATCGAGTTCTGGCCGGAATTCAAGGGCCGCGACGGCTGCCGCACGCCAATGGTCTGGCAGGCGGGCGCCGTCAATGCCGGCTTCTCCACGGCGGAGAAGACCTGGCTGCCGGTCTCGCCCGATCATGTGATGAAGGCGGTCGACGTTCAGCAGGGCGAGGACGGATCGGTGCTTGAGCACTATCGCCGCTTCCTGGCGCTGCGCAAAAGCCTGCCAGCGCTCGGTAGAGGCGGGATCGCGTTTCACAGGGCCGATGACGATGCGCTGTTGATCTTCACGCGCGACATCGAGGGCGAAAGCGTTCTTTGCGTGTTCAACATCTCGGCGGCTCCCGTGACGGCGCGTCTGCCGGATGGCGCATGGGACGGGCTTGAAGGAGCCGGCTTCTCGTGCGAGGCCGACGGCAATACGATAAAACTTCCTGCCTGGGGCGCATATTTCGCCCGCAAGGGCGCATAG
- a CDS encoding outer membrane protein, with protein sequence MKKILLASAAFVAMGATAQAADVVMTPAAEPYVAPQVIPQTFSWTGFYLGGTGGYDWASANLNYLGVAGSGDDFNGGKLGGFAGYNYQFDNNLVLGVEGELDYNWNEQDYNVGLPYSVKAGSDWEGSVRARLGYAFDNALIYATGGWAIANGYLKADGLEQDQAFNGWTVGAGIDYALSNNVFAGLEYRYTDFGKKDFDGALTGFEAKDYTSNRVMARVGYKF encoded by the coding sequence ATGAAAAAGATTCTTCTCGCTTCCGCCGCTTTCGTCGCCATGGGCGCCACTGCCCAAGCCGCTGACGTGGTCATGACGCCGGCAGCCGAACCCTATGTCGCTCCGCAGGTCATCCCCCAGACCTTCAGCTGGACCGGCTTCTACCTCGGTGGCACCGGTGGTTACGACTGGGCGAGCGCCAACCTCAACTATCTCGGCGTTGCCGGCTCCGGCGATGACTTCAACGGCGGCAAGCTCGGCGGTTTCGCCGGCTACAACTACCAGTTCGACAACAACCTCGTTCTCGGTGTTGAAGGCGAGCTCGACTACAACTGGAACGAACAGGACTACAACGTAGGCCTGCCCTACAGCGTCAAGGCTGGTTCCGACTGGGAAGGCTCCGTTCGCGCCCGTCTGGGTTATGCGTTCGACAACGCCCTGATCTACGCAACCGGTGGCTGGGCGATTGCCAACGGCTATCTCAAGGCTGATGGCCTCGAACAGGACCAGGCCTTCAACGGCTGGACCGTCGGCGCCGGTATCGACTACGCGCTGAGCAACAACGTCTTTGCCGGTCTGGAATACCGCTACACCGACTTCGGCAAGAAGGACTTCGACGGCGCTCTGACCGGCTTCGAAGCGAAGGACTACACGTCCAACCGCGTCATGGCCCGCGTCGGTTACAAGTTCTGA
- a CDS encoding glutamine synthetase family protein has product MKAASKTQSSRIKRAKKPTVLSSPASARGVADWKDAARWLKARGIEDIECITPDLAGVPRGKMMPTSKFTSNTSLALPSALYRHTISGDYPDESGSFRYEPRDSDLKLVPDLSTLTTVPWESDPTAQVICDVVGSDGEEVPYTPRNVLKRVVELYEKKGWRPVVAPEIEFYLVAKNDDPDLPLVPPVGRSGRPIVAGQAYSIAGINEFDELIDDIYHFCEAQGLEIDTLIHEEGPAQLEINLRHGDPLELADQVFYFKRTIREAATKHGTFATFMAKPMQGQPGSAMHIHQSLIDIETGRNVFSLENGEPSPEFFHFIGGMQKYVPSTLVMMAPYVNSYRRLTPDMACPVNTAWGYDNRTTAFRIPVSDPDSRRVENRLPSSDANPYLALAASLACGYLGIENLADPSAPTADTANEGIVDLPRGLLEALALMEAETALVPVLSHEFIDLYAGIKRGEFETFMEVISPWEREFLLLHV; this is encoded by the coding sequence ATGAAAGCCGCAAGCAAAACCCAAAGCAGCAGAATCAAACGGGCGAAGAAGCCGACCGTGCTGTCCTCGCCCGCCTCCGCGCGCGGCGTCGCGGACTGGAAGGATGCAGCACGCTGGCTGAAGGCGCGCGGCATCGAGGATATCGAATGCATCACGCCGGACCTTGCCGGCGTGCCGCGCGGCAAGATGATGCCGACCTCGAAGTTCACCTCCAACACCTCGCTGGCGCTCCCCTCCGCGCTCTACCGCCACACGATTTCGGGCGACTACCCGGATGAAAGCGGCAGCTTCCGCTACGAGCCGCGCGACAGCGATCTCAAGCTCGTGCCGGACCTGTCGACGCTGACGACGGTGCCCTGGGAGAGCGACCCGACCGCGCAGGTGATCTGCGACGTCGTCGGCTCCGATGGCGAAGAGGTGCCCTATACGCCGCGCAACGTGCTGAAGCGCGTGGTCGAGCTTTACGAGAAGAAGGGCTGGCGTCCGGTGGTCGCGCCCGAGATCGAATTCTATCTGGTGGCCAAGAACGACGATCCCGACCTGCCGCTGGTGCCGCCCGTCGGCCGCTCCGGACGCCCAATCGTCGCCGGTCAGGCCTATTCGATTGCCGGCATCAACGAGTTCGACGAGCTGATCGACGACATCTACCACTTCTGCGAGGCGCAGGGGCTGGAGATCGATACGCTCATCCACGAGGAAGGCCCTGCCCAGCTCGAGATCAATCTCCGCCATGGCGATCCGCTGGAGCTTGCCGACCAGGTGTTCTATTTCAAGCGCACTATTCGCGAGGCCGCCACCAAACACGGCACCTTCGCCACCTTCATGGCCAAGCCGATGCAGGGCCAGCCGGGCTCGGCGATGCATATCCACCAGTCGCTGATCGATATCGAGACCGGCCGCAACGTGTTCTCGCTGGAAAACGGCGAGCCCTCGCCGGAATTCTTCCACTTCATCGGCGGCATGCAGAAATATGTGCCGTCGACGCTGGTGATGATGGCGCCCTACGTGAATTCCTATCGCCGGCTGACGCCCGACATGGCCTGCCCGGTCAACACCGCCTGGGGCTATGACAACCGCACCACCGCGTTCCGCATCCCGGTTTCCGATCCGGATTCGCGGCGCGTGGAAAACCGCTTGCCGAGCTCCGACGCCAACCCCTATCTGGCGCTTGCCGCCTCGCTCGCCTGCGGCTATCTCGGCATCGAGAACCTTGCGGACCCCTCCGCGCCCACGGCCGACACCGCCAATGAGGGCATTGTCGACCTGCCGCGCGGCCTGCTGGAAGCGCTGGCGCTGATGGAGGCCGAAACGGCGCTCGTTCCCGTGCTGTCGCACGAGTTCATCGACCTTTACGCCGGTATCAAGCGCGGCGAATTCGAGACCTTCATGGAGGTGATCAGCCCGTGGGAACGGGAATTTCTGCTCCTTCACGTGTAA
- the pgl gene encoding 6-phosphogluconolactonase produces MTETMHTFENGVDLAAALSAAVASKLAAAIADKGMASLAVSGGSTPKAFFRALSSAPIDWEKVTITLVDERFVPEDNPRSNHLLVKENLLKGPAASARFIPLYQKVETAEEAADIVTNKVSAASLPFDVVVLGMGTDGHTASFFPGGDTLEKALDKATPAGVMAIHAEGAGEARLTFTFSSLENAGLLVLHIEGEAKKDVLNKALSGDDEAEMPIRAVLTRASSPVEIYWAP; encoded by the coding sequence ATGACCGAGACGATGCACACATTCGAAAACGGCGTTGATCTGGCCGCGGCCCTTTCCGCGGCCGTCGCCAGCAAGCTTGCCGCCGCGATCGCCGACAAGGGCATGGCCTCGCTCGCCGTTTCCGGCGGGTCGACGCCAAAGGCCTTCTTCCGCGCGCTGTCGTCGGCGCCGATCGACTGGGAAAAAGTGACCATCACCCTGGTCGACGAGCGGTTCGTGCCGGAGGACAATCCGCGCTCGAACCACCTTCTGGTGAAGGAAAACCTGCTGAAGGGTCCGGCCGCCAGCGCCCGCTTCATCCCGCTCTACCAGAAGGTGGAAACCGCAGAGGAAGCGGCCGATATCGTGACCAACAAGGTGTCGGCCGCGAGCCTGCCCTTCGATGTCGTGGTGCTGGGCATGGGAACCGATGGCCACACGGCCTCGTTCTTCCCGGGAGGCGACACGCTTGAAAAGGCGCTCGACAAGGCGACGCCCGCCGGCGTGATGGCCATTCATGCCGAAGGGGCGGGCGAGGCCCGGCTGACCTTCACCTTCTCCAGCCTCGAAAATGCGGGCCTGCTGGTGCTGCATATCGAAGGCGAGGCCAAGAAGGATGTTCTGAACAAGGCGCTCTCCGGCGATGACGAGGCGGAAATGCCGATCCGCGCCGTTCTCACCCGCGCCTCCTCACCCGTGGAAATATACTGGGCGCCCTGA
- the edd gene encoding phosphogluconate dehydratase: MTADPRIAEITARIVERSKPTREAYLDRVSQAIAKGVHRSVLSCGNLAHGFAVCSPAEKDALSGDTVPNLGIITSYNDMLSAHQPFETYPALIREAAREAGGVAQVAGGVPAMCDGVTQGQPGMELSLFSRDLIAMSAAVGLSHNMFDAAVYLGVCDKIVPGLTIAALTFGHLPTIFIPAGPMTTGQGNDEKSHIRQLYAEGKVGRKELLESESKSYHGPGTCTFYGTANSNQMLMEMMGLHMPGASFINPNTPLRDALTKEAVKRAFAITVDGNEFTPVGQMIDERSIVNGVVGLHATGGSTNHTMHLVAMARAAGIQLTWQDISELSDIVPLLARVYPNGLADVNHFHAAGGMGYLIRQLLNAGFLHDDVRTVFGEGMEAYAIDVKLNDDGTVRREPIGDGPSADPKVLTTHDKPFQPNGGLKMLAGNIGKAVIKISAVKPERRVIEAPAIVFHDQQELQTAFKSGDLNRDFIAVVRFQGPKSNGMPELHRLTPPLGVLQDRGYKVALVTDGRMSGASGKVPAAIHVTPEAKDGGPIAKIRTGDRMRLDAEAGTLEVLVPAEEFDARPLAEADLTGNEYGMGRELFAPFRHHVGTADHGASVFFE, translated from the coding sequence ATGACCGCCGATCCCCGTATTGCAGAAATAACCGCTCGCATCGTCGAGCGGTCCAAGCCAACCCGTGAAGCCTATCTCGATCGCGTCTCCCAGGCGATCGCGAAGGGCGTCCACCGCTCCGTTCTGTCCTGCGGCAACCTCGCGCACGGCTTTGCGGTCTGTTCCCCCGCCGAGAAGGATGCGCTTTCGGGCGATACCGTCCCCAATCTCGGCATCATCACTTCCTATAACGACATGCTCTCGGCCCATCAGCCGTTCGAGACCTATCCGGCGCTGATCCGCGAAGCCGCGCGCGAGGCCGGCGGCGTGGCGCAGGTCGCAGGCGGGGTGCCGGCGATGTGCGACGGCGTTACCCAGGGCCAGCCCGGCATGGAGCTGTCGCTGTTTTCGCGCGATCTGATCGCAATGTCGGCTGCGGTCGGCCTGTCGCACAATATGTTCGATGCCGCCGTCTATCTCGGCGTCTGCGACAAGATCGTCCCCGGCCTGACGATCGCGGCGCTGACCTTCGGCCATCTGCCGACGATCTTCATTCCCGCGGGTCCCATGACCACCGGCCAGGGCAATGACGAGAAGTCGCACATCCGCCAGCTCTATGCGGAGGGCAAGGTCGGGCGCAAGGAACTGCTGGAATCGGAATCGAAATCCTATCACGGTCCCGGCACCTGCACCTTCTACGGCACCGCCAATTCCAACCAGATGCTGATGGAGATGATGGGCCTGCACATGCCGGGCGCCTCGTTCATCAACCCCAATACGCCGCTGCGCGATGCGCTGACAAAGGAGGCGGTGAAGCGCGCCTTCGCGATCACCGTCGACGGCAACGAGTTCACGCCCGTCGGCCAGATGATCGACGAGCGCTCGATCGTCAATGGCGTGGTCGGCCTGCACGCCACCGGCGGATCCACCAACCACACAATGCATCTTGTGGCGATGGCGCGCGCCGCCGGCATCCAGCTCACCTGGCAGGATATCTCCGAACTCTCCGATATCGTGCCGCTGCTCGCCCGCGTCTATCCGAACGGGCTTGCCGACGTGAACCATTTTCACGCCGCTGGCGGCATGGGCTATCTCATCCGCCAACTTCTCAACGCCGGCTTCCTGCACGACGATGTCCGCACCGTGTTCGGCGAGGGCATGGAGGCCTATGCGATCGACGTGAAGCTCAACGATGACGGCACGGTGCGCCGCGAGCCGATCGGCGACGGGCCGAGCGCCGACCCGAAGGTGCTGACCACCCATGACAAGCCGTTCCAGCCCAATGGCGGGCTGAAGATGCTTGCCGGCAATATCGGCAAGGCGGTGATCAAGATCTCCGCCGTCAAGCCGGAGCGCCGGGTGATCGAGGCGCCGGCGATCGTGTTCCACGACCAGCAGGAACTGCAGACGGCCTTCAAGTCCGGCGACCTCAACCGCGACTTCATCGCGGTGGTCCGCTTCCAGGGCCCGAAATCGAACGGCATGCCGGAACTTCACCGCCTGACCCCGCCGCTCGGCGTGCTGCAGGACCGCGGCTACAAGGTGGCGCTGGTTACCGACGGGCGCATGTCCGGGGCTTCCGGCAAGGTGCCGGCCGCCATCCACGTGACGCCGGAAGCAAAGGACGGCGGGCCGATCGCGAAGATCCGCACCGGCGACCGGATGCGGCTCGATGCCGAGGCGGGGACGCTGGAGGTTCTGGTGCCGGCGGAAGAGTTCGATGCGCGCCCGCTTGCGGAAGCCGATCTCACCGGCAATGAGTACGGCATGGGGCGGGAACTGTTCGCCCCGTTCCGCCATCATGTCGGCACGGCCGATCACGGCGCCAGCGTGTTTTTCGAGTGA
- a CDS encoding ABC transporter ATP-binding protein, with product MTGVTLKDVKKSYGNVEVLHKIDLDIQPGEFVVFVGPSGCGKSTLLRMIAGLEEISGGTIAIEDQVVNDIPPSKRGIAMVFQTYALYPHMSVYDNMAFGMRIAKESKEEIDRRVRAAADMLQITPYLDRLPKALSGGQRQRVAIGRAICRDPKVFLFDEPLSNLDAALRVATRIEIAKLNEKMPDTTMIYVTHDQVEAMTLADRIVVLSGGYIEQVGAPLELYERPANLFVAQFIGSPAMNIMPVKITRAGETTEVELKDGKRFEVPVKTPEKDVGKKASFGVRPEDVREAAEGEDFLFEGKIAIIEALGEVTLIYIEGDLIDEDPIIVKLPGIHKGKPGDVMRFVADSERLHLFDESGHSYLYR from the coding sequence ATGACTGGTGTTACACTCAAGGATGTGAAGAAATCCTACGGCAATGTCGAAGTTCTTCACAAGATCGACCTGGACATCCAGCCGGGTGAGTTCGTCGTCTTTGTCGGTCCTTCCGGATGCGGCAAGTCGACGCTTCTCAGGATGATCGCCGGGCTGGAGGAAATCTCCGGCGGCACGATCGCGATCGAGGACCAGGTGGTCAATGACATTCCGCCCTCCAAGCGCGGCATCGCCATGGTGTTCCAGACCTATGCGCTCTATCCGCATATGTCGGTCTACGACAACATGGCCTTTGGCATGCGGATTGCCAAGGAGAGCAAGGAAGAGATCGACCGGCGCGTGCGGGCTGCCGCCGACATGCTGCAGATCACGCCCTATCTCGACCGTCTGCCGAAGGCGCTTTCGGGCGGACAGCGTCAGCGCGTGGCGATCGGCCGCGCCATCTGCCGCGATCCGAAGGTGTTCCTGTTCGATGAGCCGTTGTCGAACCTCGATGCCGCGTTGCGTGTGGCGACCCGCATCGAGATCGCCAAGCTCAACGAGAAGATGCCCGATACCACGATGATCTACGTGACCCACGACCAGGTCGAGGCGATGACGCTCGCCGACCGCATCGTGGTGCTCTCGGGCGGCTATATCGAACAGGTCGGCGCGCCGCTGGAGCTTTACGAACGGCCCGCAAACCTGTTCGTTGCCCAGTTCATCGGCTCGCCGGCCATGAACATCATGCCGGTCAAGATCACCCGTGCGGGTGAGACCACCGAGGTCGAGCTCAAGGACGGCAAGCGTTTCGAGGTGCCGGTCAAGACGCCGGAAAAGGATGTCGGCAAGAAGGCAAGTTTCGGCGTGCGGCCCGAGGATGTGCGCGAGGCCGCCGAGGGCGAGGACTTCCTGTTCGAGGGCAAGATCGCGATCATCGAGGCGCTGGGCGAGGTGACGCTGATCTATATCGAGGGCGACCTCATCGACGAGGACCCCATCATCGTCAAGCTTCCCGGCATCCACAAGGGCAAGCCCGGCGATGTGATGCGCTTCGTTGCCGACTCGGAAAGACTGCACCTCTTCGACGAAAGCGGCCACAGCTACCTTTACCGCTGA
- a CDS encoding NAD(P)/FAD-dependent oxidoreductase, whose amino-acid sequence MKWQSPIAPGLSWYQATLAERPTYPQLDGSTSADVIIVGGGFTGLQAAYQLAADGVDVVLVDAARFGDGASGRNGGQLGTGQHWWPEEMEHKLGKARSLAFFRMAEDAKSHLLDFARAQKIDIDFTPGQLSVAHKRNMEYTYRHHAEALAERYDYPHLSFMSKQETAERLGSSHYYCGLRDIGTGHIHPLKLLAGTAKAAAKAGARLYEMTKALNIDRADGRIAVETERGTITADRALIACNGYIQEHLEPKTAAKIMPIRSFIAATTRLPKALKILPGCESVDDSRFVVRYFRKAPTGELLFGGREVYSADDPKNVSKHLHRQIVQVYPQLADIDITHAWGGSVGITLPRRPLVDEIMPGVTSIGGFSGHGVMLSNYCGKLYADEIAGRSQDLGLYRDLEIPAFPGGERLRKPLLFLALTWFALRDLI is encoded by the coding sequence ATGAAATGGCAAAGCCCGATTGCGCCGGGCCTTTCCTGGTATCAGGCAACGCTTGCCGAGCGGCCGACCTATCCGCAGCTTGACGGCTCGACCAGCGCGGACGTCATTATCGTCGGCGGCGGCTTCACCGGCCTTCAGGCGGCTTATCAACTGGCGGCCGACGGCGTTGACGTGGTGCTGGTCGACGCCGCCCGGTTCGGCGATGGCGCATCGGGGCGCAATGGCGGCCAACTCGGCACCGGCCAGCACTGGTGGCCGGAAGAAATGGAGCACAAGCTCGGCAAGGCGCGCTCGCTCGCGTTTTTCCGCATGGCCGAGGATGCCAAGTCCCACCTGCTCGATTTCGCCCGCGCCCAGAAGATCGATATCGACTTCACGCCCGGCCAGCTTTCCGTCGCCCACAAGCGCAATATGGAATACACCTATCGCCATCACGCCGAGGCGCTGGCGGAGCGTTATGACTACCCGCATCTATCCTTCATGAGCAAACAGGAGACTGCGGAACGGCTCGGTTCCAGCCATTATTACTGCGGACTGCGCGATATCGGCACTGGCCATATTCATCCGCTGAAACTGCTGGCGGGCACGGCGAAGGCGGCGGCAAAGGCCGGCGCGCGCCTGTACGAAATGACCAAGGCGCTCAACATCGACCGCGCCGACGGCAGGATCGCGGTGGAGACGGAACGTGGCACGATTACCGCCGACCGGGCCCTGATCGCCTGCAACGGCTATATTCAGGAGCATCTGGAGCCGAAAACGGCGGCGAAGATCATGCCGATCCGCTCCTTCATCGCCGCAACGACCCGTCTACCCAAGGCGCTGAAGATATTGCCGGGCTGCGAATCGGTCGATGACAGCCGGTTCGTGGTGCGCTACTTTCGCAAGGCACCGACCGGAGAATTGCTGTTCGGCGGGCGCGAGGTCTATTCCGCCGATGATCCGAAGAACGTTTCCAAGCATCTCCACCGCCAGATCGTGCAGGTCTATCCGCAACTGGCCGACATCGACATCACCCATGCCTGGGGCGGATCGGTGGGCATTACGCTCCCGCGCCGGCCGCTGGTGGACGAAATCATGCCGGGCGTCACCTCAATCGGCGGGTTTTCCGGCCATGGCGTCATGCTGTCGAATTATTGCGGCAAGCTCTATGCCGACGAGATCGCGGGGCGCTCGCAGGATCTCGGGCTTTACCGCGACCTCGAAATCCCCGCCTTCCCCGGCGGCGAGCGGCTGCGCAAGCCCTTGCTGTTCCTCGCCCTCACATGGTTCGCGCTTCGCGACCTGATCTAG
- the zwf gene encoding glucose-6-phosphate dehydrogenase: protein MSSQMIPVDPFDYVVFGATGDLTERKLLPALYHRQIAGQFTDPTRIIGASRSELTSEQFREHADKALKEHLKDGEYDKDEVAKFLARIEYVPVDATTNKGWDALKKMLEPGKDRVRAFYMAVAPSIFGPICDGIRDHKLITKQTRIVVEKPLGRDLASALELNNMIAKTFHEEQVFRIDHYLGKETVQNLMALRFANMLYAPLWNANHIDHIQITVGEEVGLEGRAGYYDKSGALRDMVQNHILNVLCMVAMETPSSMESEAVRDEKLKVLRSLKPITEENASAMTVRGQYRAGASKGGAVKGYLEELGGESDTETFVAIKAEIENWRWAGVPFYIRTGKRLASRLSEVVITFKEIPHSIFGPGAGRIAANQLVLRLQPDEGVKQWLMIKDPGPGGMRLRQVALDMSFAQAFDVRNPDAYERLLLDVVRANQTLFMRRDEVEEAWRWCDPILKAWEETNQPVHGYTAGTWGPSKAIALIERDGRTWHEPL, encoded by the coding sequence ATGAGCAGTCAAATGATCCCCGTCGACCCCTTCGACTATGTTGTCTTCGGCGCAACCGGAGACCTGACCGAGCGCAAACTTCTCCCCGCGCTCTACCACCGCCAGATTGCGGGACAGTTCACCGACCCGACGCGCATCATCGGCGCCTCGCGTTCCGAGCTGACCTCGGAGCAGTTCCGCGAGCATGCCGACAAGGCGCTGAAGGAGCACCTGAAGGACGGCGAATACGACAAGGACGAGGTCGCGAAATTCCTCGCCCGGATCGAATATGTGCCGGTCGACGCGACCACCAACAAGGGTTGGGACGCGCTCAAGAAAATGCTGGAGCCCGGCAAGGACCGGGTGCGCGCCTTCTACATGGCCGTCGCCCCTTCGATCTTCGGCCCGATCTGCGACGGCATTCGCGACCACAAGCTGATCACCAAGCAGACCCGCATCGTCGTTGAAAAGCCGCTCGGCCGCGACCTCGCCTCCGCGCTGGAACTCAACAACATGATCGCCAAGACCTTCCACGAGGAACAGGTCTTCCGCATCGACCACTATCTCGGCAAGGAAACGGTGCAGAACCTGATGGCGCTGCGTTTCGCCAACATGCTCTACGCGCCGCTGTGGAACGCCAACCATATCGACCATATCCAGATCACGGTCGGCGAGGAGGTCGGGCTCGAGGGCCGCGCCGGCTATTACGACAAGTCGGGCGCGCTGCGCGACATGGTGCAGAACCACATCCTCAACGTGCTCTGCATGGTGGCGATGGAAACGCCCTCTTCGATGGAGTCCGAGGCCGTTCGCGACGAAAAGCTCAAAGTGCTGCGCTCGCTGAAGCCGATTACCGAGGAAAACGCCAGCGCGATGACCGTTCGCGGCCAGTACCGCGCCGGCGCATCCAAGGGCGGCGCCGTCAAGGGCTATCTCGAGGAGCTCGGCGGCGAATCCGACACCGAAACCTTTGTCGCGATCAAGGCCGAGATCGAAAACTGGCGCTGGGCGGGCGTGCCCTTCTACATCCGCACCGGCAAGCGGCTTGCCAGCCGGCTTTCGGAAGTCGTGATCACCTTCAAGGAAATTCCGCATTCGATCTTCGGCCCCGGCGCCGGGCGGATCGCGGCCAACCAGCTCGTGCTGCGCCTGCAGCCGGACGAGGGCGTGAAGCAGTGGCTAATGATCAAGGATCCCGGGCCCGGCGGCATGCGCCTGCGCCAGGTCGCGCTCGACATGAGCTTCGCCCAGGCCTTCGACGTCCGCAACCCGGATGCCTATGAGCGCCTGCTGCTCGACGTGGTGCGCGCCAACCAGACGCTGTTCATGCGCCGCGACGAGGTGGAAGAGGCATGGCGCTGGTGCGATCCGATCCTCAAGGCCTGGGAGGAAACAAACCAGCCGGTTCACGGCTATACCGCCGGCACCTGGGGCCCATCCAAGGCGATCGCGCTGATCGAGCGCGACGGCCGCACCTGGCACGAACCGCTGTGA